In Oncorhynchus mykiss isolate Arlee chromosome 19, USDA_OmykA_1.1, whole genome shotgun sequence, the sequence AGACTCccctcacacccctcctccttcaccagcagcacctctggaccctcctcctcctggaaaaagacaggtgacagagacatacactccctcaggtacgtacacacagataaacacacttTCAACATGAAGTGTTTACGAATCCCCACTACGTTTGAATCCTATATTGTCATTAGTTACTTCATTGTTAAACCCATCACAGACATTAATATGACGTTGTGGGTAAAAAGAAGTCCATTATAAGTCAAAAGTCAGACAAACCTGACTAATTTAttggtgtactgtaggtgttttgCTTCATAGTTTGTTCTCCATATTCCTTTtaaaatagggagccaatttgttttcacaACTTTTATTTCCATAAGTGTTCTAATGGAACTCTTGTCCCTCTGCAACAGACTTTTGGTGAGAAATGTTTGAACCATGGAACAGCtataaaatcacagtattgaatcgcaatacatattgtaTTTTGTGATATTGTATCccgaggtccctggcaattcctgCCATAATTGGTTATaaagtgtggttgtgtgtttgcAAAATAGGGTGCGATCAGATGTGATGTGTACTGAAGAGAGTCTCAATTAAAGTCTTGAATTTTGTGTTTATTCAACATAAAACAAGTTTTAAATACACCATACGAAAACCACACATACGTGTTTCTCTGCGTAcccggcccaccacctcaagctcaacaagacggagctgctcttcctctcGGGGAAGTCCTGCCAGCTCCAAAACCACATCACGGTTGATTGACAACTCCATGGAGTACAAAGAACAAAGCAGTGACTTCCTgcaactgtgatatgtggttgtctcacccagCTATCTTAAGATTAATGCACtactaagtcgctctggataagaaaaTCTGTTAAATGACTTGCATGTAATGTTACAACAAAAAATCTGCATGAACTTGATAAAACTGCATTCATTTCCTCATTAAAAGTGTCTTAGGAAAAATTAAGTAGTTGAATGGAAGTAATGAAATAGGCATTTGTGAACATCATATAGCCTACACAGTACAAACAATATGTAACACAATATTCAACAGTGAAATCTGTTTCTCTCGTTATTGCAAATGCATCTGTGGACCTTTTCTTCTAACAACCAAAATGAATCTTTATATTTAATGCAGGGTTTGATCTAAACATCAGAAGCTATTGAGTGGAATGGTTACTTTCTATGTTATAGTGGAATGGtttttctgctgcttccctctgAGAATCTCCcatgtggaccttcaggtgcatcttcaggTTGCCAGCCAGGGCGAAGCGCATGTCACACTGGGTACAGCAaaatggtttctcccctgtgtggaccctctggtgcctcttcaggtcacCAGCCTGGGAGAACCTTttctcacactgggggcagctatatggtttctcccctgtgtggaccctctggtgcctcttcaggtcacAAGCctgggagaacctcttctcacactgggggcagctgaagggtttcacccctgtgtggaccctctggtggatctcaACATTCTGGAggcagctgaagcctttgttacagaacatgcagaggaaccgtttcTCTTTACTACTACCTGATTTTGCACACCCACCCTGTGCCTTGGCCCTTTGGTCCtttgagttcaatacctgatcGAAAAGGACGCGGTCGTGTGAATCCGAAGGGGCCATCAACGTGGATACTGGGTCGCAATCCCTGAAATTGTGTAAAGCGTAGTGGGTGGTGACATTTAGATTAGTCTTTAAGCTTCCCCTGTAATCAAATAAATCTTTGCCTTGTGAGTGTCCTCCTAAATGAGTCTCGTCTACATTCCATGTCGGAGGAGCGTCGCTCTCCACTTTTACGTCATTTGCAACTATAACCTCCCCTTTCTTATCTTGgcacccttcagagtatacactactactgtaccggttccagtcccctctagacagatcAGTCTGTGTCTCTAAACCCAAGGATATGTTACCAGGGTCCATCTCTATAGCGTAAGAACAAGACGGATCATTGCCATTCTCGAATGCGTCACCTGAGTCCCGATTGGATGGAGCTGTCCTCGGGCTTGGGTTACCGTAAAGTAAATACTCTGAACTGGGAGCAGGAGAACAGCCCAGTGGCCCCAGTCTCTCTGGATCTGACCTGAGGTCAGATCCTATGTGTAAAAGCCTTTTGGTTACAGTTAaagtctcggtgtctgtctctgacttgaggacggcgttcggcgttccactgacctccgtgatgctGTGCCGTGTCCTAGGCTTGGGCGCGGCAGCGGTGTGTAGGTCCTCCGTGGCTACAGGGTGGAAATCTCTGTTGTGCCgtgggtcctcctctccttcagactTCTCCTGCTTGACCAGAGACGATCCTTCAGGACCTGCAGCCTCTACATCTGCAGACTGACACAAAGAGAGGAGGTTATTAAAGGCATTTTAACTGGATAACAATGTCGCAGTGAACTCACAAGCTCTGTTATGGCAGATAAATAAGGATGTACATGAATAGCTGAGGGGAGTCTTTCTGAAATAAACAGGACACATCTGATGTACTGTAACGTTCTGTTACACTAtgacactgacctctatcacgttaacatgctgggttgaggttccactcccctcatcaacagtgattggttggtcatctTGCCATGTATTGTATCCCGCTGGCTTCACCAAGGTCCTGTGGCCTTCACCTGAGTGAGTGGGGGAAAATAGGTGGTTAGGTTAGCAACTCTCAATGATCAACGGTATATTGTACACTAATGACAGTCTACATTTGACAAGGATGTTAGGTAACACTTCACCTAACTTCATATACTATTTATTGATTATGTTCCATGCATCACATCCTTTTATAAGTATTACAATTGGAAATATGGTTAGAATATGATATGATCTTTGTGCAATAAGAACAGTCGtaattgacttgcctggtaaaataaaacaaattgtgCAGGGTATACTGCATACTATTCAAACACTAACCAAGACCATAGACTTAGATAGACATCacattgtatctgtcccattatggGTCAGTGAgagcatgggcagcaccattgtAGTACAGACTGAGATATGTTCCCGGATTCATCCAAAGGCATTGAGATTACCAATAAGGAGGAAGGGGCGCGGCTCTGTTGCATCATACCGCAGTGTGTGTGACGTTTGATGTGGCGTTCttttatgtttttaatttttacaCTTATTTCACAACATTTTAACCGCTCTCCTTGATGATCCTATAAATGGTTGATTCTGGTGCAATCGCACTGGCAACAATATACTTTCCCCTtcgaagccctttttgtgcaaagcaacgATGACGACACGTGTTTCctttgcaggtaaccatgattgacagaggaagaacaatgattccaagcaccaccctccttttgaagcttccagtctgttattcaaactcaatcagcatgacagagtgatctccaggcttgtcctcgtcaacactcagacctgtgttaacgagagaatcactgacatgatgtcagctggtccttttgtgacagggctgaaatgcagtggaaatgtttttgggggattcagttcatttgcatggcaaagagggtctttgatattaattgcaatgtatctgatcactcttcataacattctggagtatatgcaaattgccatcatacaaactgaggcagcagactttgtgaaaattaaagtgtgtcattctcaaaacttttggccacaattGTACAATGCAACACAAACGCGATGGATATCCCAATGGCCCATCTAATCCCCGATTGTCTGCGAGTGGATTACAAACCCAAATGCAAACGTGGAAAGAGGAAAAACTTCCCTGACCCATCAGTTGTTAATCAATGCCCAGTCACTGAGGGGGAAAAGcgctcacacctgtgttaacgagagaatcactgtcAGCGAATCTGCGCTTCCAACACGAATACCGGGAGGCCTGTTTGCTGGCATTTACTGAGACTTGGCTCAATGACAGAGTCCCGGACAGGGAAGTGGAGCTGGCCAGCTTCACTCTGGTCAGAGCGGACCGTGATCTGACAGTCACAGGGAAACATCACGGCGGGGGCATCTGCCTGCTTGTCAGGGACCAGTGGTGTAAATCGATCCTGCTGAGAGAGACGCTGTACCCCCGACATTGAACTGCTTTCTGTGTCACTGCGACCCTATTATCTGCCCCGTGAGTTCCCCCAATTGTTTGTTACCGTTGTGTACATTCAACCTAAAgctaatatatataaaatgtggTAGTGGGAGAGGATGATGAAACTGGGTCGACATTCTGCAAATTCTCAACCATGAAACGTCTGATCCCAAAACTATAATCTGTTATGAACACAGTGCACTAAGTTTGATAGACCTGACCCTTTGCCCCCCAAAAAATTAATTGCATTGTGTTGGAGTGCACATGTGCACTTCAGAGGTGGTGTTCCctaatggaaatatgcaaatacacactacaacacaccaataggatcttgctagctcgtgcttggctttgcccacctccttgcttgttctgacCACTATGCTTCATTTGCTCCCACTGTAAATGACACAGATgaactatcttgggttagttatgaATATCTTTGGTGATATGGTACTTTTTCTCCATGTATATAGCTTCAATCTTGTGTGTTTTACACCTCATGTTACAATTTGTATTTTGCTTATTTTttactctgcatcgttgggaagcgCTTGTAAGCATGCATTTCAAAGTgaagtctacacatgttgtattcggcgcatgtgacaaatacaatttgatttgaggccatctccattttgaagtagtccattttatttttctactacttctatgagttggcaAACAAACTAGAAGCGTGCATACTGCCACCTGTACTGCGTTGTTTGAACATGTATAAAGCCAAAGTTggcgatttactgccacctgcagttatggaatgtttacTCACGAGTATAATTCGTTAGTTGATCAAAGATCCCTGAATGGCATAATGTGGCCCTTCCTTAACCcattggaagtcccacccagttgactgcTTCAAAATGCTGCCCATGCTAACAAGCTTGAGTCCACTATCATTCTCTAGGACCAAGACACCATTTTGGGTAACACATCTGAACACATGCCCGCAGCCTCGGCCTTCTACAAAATGTACCTCTCGTCgttcctctgtatcggtcgaggatcttgacactactgggacgacgctcccgtgccaccttcagttccagtagctgtagtttcctccgcaatccccggttttctttctggctttgagaaatttccaaacgaaacactgcatagtcgtcgtctacgagtttacagatctCTACCACAGCTGCGTTAGCCAGCACCTCCAtaatggaggctatttgagtgtgaaaaaccataaCGTTGCCAttgcagttagccattgttagctaaagttagcagctagctagcgttaCCTAGATAACATATCGACCAAGTCGTCTCCAACGTGAATTAAAGACTACCTGAGTTAAGTATGTGATGCTGTGCCGTTAAATTAGTTTGTGTTCCAGGGTGTTAATAAACGTCTAAATAACATAAACGCTAACGTGAAATTGTATTTTGTCACCGTTAATGTATCTTCTGTGTAGAAGGAAGTTATCTTATTGGTTGGCGTCATTGCTCAAAGGGCGTGGTTAAAATAAAAAGTTATGCGCACGGTTTTTTGAAATACGGTACTACAGATTACACATCAAATCTCCTATGATCAATGATTTTGTCCGAATAACAATACTAGCGTACTATGTGTTTAATAATTAAACTTCATACTAATATAGTCGCTTGATTTAGTAGAATTCACTCGTCTTTTTCGACTCACATGTTTGACGCGCTGTAGCAAAGTGAATGAATGGTAGGACTAACCGCAATTGTGCATTCGAAATTTCATATGCTATTTTTTCGCAGAACATACTTGTTTAGAAATAAGTGTGAGTAAGAATATAGTAAGAAAAAATAGAACAACTTTATACCATctaaatctaattgtatttagtcgcatgcttcgtaaacaacaggtgtggactaacagtgaaatgcttacttatgggcccttcccaacaatgtagagagaaagaaaatagagccATAGGGTGGGTTTGTAAATTttctctggctatctactccgatttcactGCGACCTGCACACTCTCGTTCTCCGAtttcactgcgacctgtacactctcgttggctggcccttgagTAATACTCATCGCCAAAtccattggctccaggtcatctacaagtctctgctagttaaagtcccgccttatctcagctcactggtcaccatagcagcacccacccatagcacgtgctccagcaggtatatctcactggtcacccccaaagccaattcctcctttggccgcatttccttccagtttgctgccaataactggaacgaactgcaagagactcatatctctctcactaGCTTTAGAGCAgctcaccagctgtcagagcagctcacagatcactgcacctgtgcatagcccatctgtaaaaagcccatccaactacctaatccccatactgtattgatttatttatttatctatcttgctcctttgcaccccagtatttcaacttgcacattcattttctgcacatctatcactcgtgtttaattggtatattgtaattacttcgccaccatggcctatttattgcctttacctcccttatcttaccccatttgcacacactgtatatagactttttctactgtattattgactgtatgtttgtttatgtaacggatgtgaaacggctagcttagttagtggtgcacgctaaatagcgtttcaatcagtgacgtcacttgctctgagaccttgaagtagtagttccctggcttttgtggagcgatgggtaacgatgcttcgtgggttgttgatgtgtgcagagagtccctggttcgcgcccgggtatgggcgaggggacggtctaaaattatactgttacattgatgctgttgacccggatcactggttgctgcggaaaaaaggaggaggtcaaaaggggggtgagtgtaacggatgtgaaacggctagcttagttagcggtgcgcgctaaatagcgtttcaatcagtgacgtcacttgctctgagaccttgaagtagtatgctctgcaagggccgcggcttttgtggagcgatgggtaacgatgcttcgtgggtgacggtttttgatgtgtgcagagggtccctggttcgcgcccgggtatgggcgaggggacggtctaaacttcccttggccaggtcgcagttgtatatgagaacttgttctcaactagcctacctggttaaaaaaggtgaaaaaaaataaaaatatgtacatataattACGAAATAAAGTGACATAGCAGCAGCTTATGTGATGAGTATAAAAAGttggtgcaaaaagggtcaatggaCAAAGTTCAGGTAGCTacttggttaactatttaactaactactTAGtcgtcttatggcttgggtgtataAGCTGTTCATGGTCCTGTTAGTTCCAGACTTCGTGCtttggtaccacttgccgtgcggtactGGAGATTACAATaagacttgggtggctggagtccgtgacaatttttagggccttcctcagaCCACCATGTTGCATCTGATGCAGAGCTCACTGCTAGCCCGACCACCGAGGTTGAGGAGCCTAGCAGCAAATTCAATACCCGCACATCCCCCATACCGCCTGCAGACCCAACAAGATTGAAAATAGCCATGGCCTAGCACCAACAGCACGAGGGAAACATCATCACCAAACACCACTGTTACTCCAGCCACTAGCACCTGAaagtagcggtgcgtgggtaaaatcccTGGGGAAGTCAAGCCAGGAACAAAAATaccatattacaacctgtgttgtgataatagcattgtttgctctataaacctgttagttcatatgccttgacatagctatataggcctaaggctgagacaataagacgacacagtggcagaataaattcaaccacacctgcgtttcatcacaaaaccagagagcaacatctgtccggtgaagtccacaaggcatattgcatgtaacaagcagttacatgacctacacagcatggtcaagcaagttaatgtttccgacatTTTCGGACTCctaacaactattgatttagaaccatggagaGTTAAGCAAGTCACAAATAAAACACTGTTCCAACGCAATTTCAACATTTcatcatcatcaaatcacctatgcttagtctaatacagtgacaaataacagataccaaaaacaatttaatccaacGTAAACTAAATACAGTATGAtttggctgtccatggtactgatttcatGTGTGTTCGTGCGTGCTTGCAAGTagaacatgttgactcaccctacttgtagagaaacgccaatgccatcctcctctcatgttgccgaaacggtctatgactctgtcatacagttcTTCCATTTAGttgttgttgtcctaggctacctgatAAATTAGGTAGTTTTTTTTCTTGGTTCATATATTGCATCCAATGAATATACACCACTGCTGTCGACGACCCCGGTGATGAGGAGGAAGAGCCTCCCGTCTTGACACTTACCCAAGCCGCATTTTCAGTGGGAGAAAACAGGCTTTTTGTAGCGCCTGGTTCAAGGTCTGCAGTTGGTTGTGGTGTACGCTATGTCGTCTGAGGAGGCGATAGATTGACACGGTAATGTATGTAGTTCCCTGTACAATTTCTTTAGGAAACCCACGGTGGCTGCACAGTACAGTGGGAAAAAAACTGAAAAGACTGCTTGATCCAAGACGGAATGACCATCTTGCCATGCTGTCAGTCATCTTTAAATCAAGTGACATCACAGAGATGCTCGATGAAGTGGAATCTACTCGCGTATATGGTGCTGCTATGTGAGACTTGAGATCACAGGCATACTGAAAGCAGCTGAGAGCCGAGCTTTAAGTTTATTGCTAACACGGCTCACAAAATCCTGGGGCTCCTTGACCCTCTTAACAAGTTACTGCAGTCTGCAACTACTGATTTGCAGACCGGTGTCAAACTTGACCGCAGTACCTATGGGTGAAAAACTGCTATGTGATGCTGAATTCTGAAAGCTTTGGGAGGCATTCCAGGAGGGAGGGCAGGAGCATATCTGCTCCAAGCAAATGATGGAGAGTCATGAGAAACTCTGCAAGAGTATCTATTTGAACAGCCTTGTCTCAGACTAGAAGTAACATAgtaaatctgggacactcaaattagtaggATATGTTTGGTATGcttcaaaattcaaaaggcactcacacatctgagctatcttttttgcaggtgcatggtaacaattgAATACAATGAGAAAAAAGAAGAAACCCACATACAGGAATATGATTCCAAATAAATGACATTATTACatgttccaccacccatgttatctacattatTAAATGTCCACGTGGGCTATGTAGGTAAAACCTCTCGTTTCTCTCAAGCAGATAATTTGTGTACATAATGGTTGAAATCAGGAGAAACGACAGGTATTATCCAGTCAGCAGTACATTTTAATGacctgaaatatgacatttctaCCTTTTAGATTTTGTGGTATACagaaagttaagatatcagacaggggagTTGATATAAATAATACTCTGAGCAAAAATAATGTTTTGGGGATTTTCatccagacattatttcctaaaggtCTTAATGATGAAATGACTATGTGAAAtcggcaaaaaaaagaaacgtctctttttttcaggaccctgtctttcaaagataatttgtaaaaatccaaataactttacagatcttcattgtaaaagggtttaaacactgcttCCCATGCATATTCAATGAAccgtaaacaattaatgaacatgcacctgtggaatggtcgttaaggcATTAAAAGCTTACAGACACTAGGCAATTAAagtcacagttctgaaaacttaggacacgaaagaggcctttctacagactttgaaaaacatcaaaagaaagactcccagggtccctgctcatctgcgtgaacgtgccttaggcatgctgcaaggaggcatgagggcttcaaggaggcatgaggactgcagatgtggccagggcaataaattgcaatgtccatactgtgagacgcctaagacagcgctacagggagacagctgatcgtcctcgcagtggcagaccgtcctcgcagtggcagaccacatgtaacaacacctgcacaggatcggtatatGCGAACATCAcaactgcgggacaggtacaggatggcaacaactgttacaccaggaacacacaacccctccatcagtTCTCaggctgtccgcaataggctgagagaggctggactgagggcttgtaggcctgttgtaaggcaggccctcaccaaacatcaccagcaacaccagacaggactggcaaaaagtgctcttcactgacgagtcatggttttatctcaccaggggtgatggtcagattcacgtttATAGTCGATGGAATGAGCGTtaacaccgaggcctgtactctggaacgggatcgaggtggagggtccgtcatggtctggggcggtgtgtcacagcatcatcggactgagcttgttgtcattgcaggcaatctcaacgctgtgcgttacaggaaagacatcctcctccctcatgtggtacccttcctgcaggctcatcctgacatgactctccagcatgacaatgccaccagccatactgcttgttctgtgcgtgatttcctgcaagacaggaatgtcagtgctctgccatggccagcgaagagcccggatctcaatcccattgagcacatctgggacttgttggatcggaaggtgagagctagggccattccccccagaaatatccgggaacttgcaggtgccttggtcgaagagtggggtaacatctcacagcaagaactggcaaatctgatgcagtccatgaggaggagaagcactgcagtacttaatgcagctggtggccacaccagatactgactgttactttttaccccccccccattATTCCATATATtttagtcacgtctgtggaacttgttcagtttgtgtctcagttgttgaatcttatgatcatacaaatatttgcacatgttaagtttgctcaaaacaaacgcagttgacagtgagaggacatttctaacACCCTCCCaacatatcctccaaacactgg encodes:
- the LOC110498479 gene encoding zinc finger and BTB domain-containing protein 17 → MANCNGNVMVFHTQIASIMEVLANAAVVEICKLVDDDYAVFRLEISQSQKENRGLRRKLQLLELKVARERRPSSVKILDRYRGTTRGEGHRTLVKPAGYNTWQDDQPITVDEGSGTSTQHVNVIESADVEAAGPEGSSLVKQEKSEGEEDPRHNRDFHPVATEDLHTAAAPKPRTRHSITEVSGTPNAVLKSETDTETLTVTKRLLHIGSDLRSDPERLGPLGCSPAPSSEYLLYGNPSPRTAPSNRDSGDAFENGNDPSCSYAIEMDPGNISLGLETQTDLSRGDWNRYSSSVYSEGCQDKKGEVIVANDVKVESDAPPTWNVDETHLGGHSQGKDLFDYRGSLKTNLNVTTHYALHNFRDCDPVSTLMAPSDSHDRVLFDQVLNSKDQRAKAQGGCAKSGSSKEKRFLCMFCNKGFSCLQNVEIHQRVHTGVKPFSCPQCEKRFSQACDLKRHQRVHTGEKPYSCPQCEKRFSQAGDLKRHQRVHTGEKPFCCTQCDMRFALAGNLKMHLKVHMGDSQREAAEKPFHYNIESNHSTQ